From one Streptomyces sp. Q6 genomic stretch:
- a CDS encoding PucR family transcriptional regulator ligand-binding domain-containing protein has product MPDAAPTPTAPHAPPTPPVALGTLLALEDLGLRLVAGGPADDVPVHWVHTSEMPDPYPYLLGGELLLSAGAHATEAAGTGSYFDDYVAQIVAAGGAALGFGLAPVHDTVPRALVEACERRGLPLLEVPPRTTFSGIARAVWALMAQVRHAELRRVTEAQQSLAAAASRPNPVAGVLAQLARHTGGFAVLVAPDGAVVRDAGTRPDRDAARALAALTDVVRAPSPGARPASASDTSGAVHLSAYGLGDGHALGLATTSRSSAGHTIAGAAVVLLTLLTHRRDAPGTRSVPRRSSGCCSGSGRRT; this is encoded by the coding sequence ATGCCCGACGCGGCGCCCACACCCACGGCTCCCCACGCGCCACCCACTCCCCCGGTCGCCCTCGGCACTCTGCTCGCCCTTGAGGACCTGGGCCTTCGGCTGGTCGCGGGCGGGCCCGCCGACGACGTTCCGGTCCACTGGGTGCACACGTCCGAGATGCCGGACCCGTACCCGTATCTGCTGGGCGGGGAGTTGCTGCTGAGCGCGGGCGCGCACGCCACGGAGGCGGCGGGCACGGGCTCGTACTTCGACGACTACGTGGCGCAGATCGTGGCGGCGGGCGGCGCCGCGCTCGGGTTCGGGCTCGCGCCGGTCCACGACACGGTGCCGCGGGCGCTGGTGGAGGCGTGCGAGCGGCGCGGCCTTCCGCTCCTGGAGGTGCCGCCGCGGACGACGTTCAGCGGGATCGCGCGGGCCGTCTGGGCGCTGATGGCGCAGGTCAGGCACGCGGAGCTGCGGCGGGTCACCGAGGCCCAGCAGAGCCTGGCCGCGGCGGCGTCACGGCCGAACCCGGTCGCCGGTGTCCTCGCCCAACTCGCCCGGCACACGGGCGGGTTCGCGGTCCTGGTGGCGCCGGACGGCGCTGTGGTGCGGGACGCGGGAACCCGCCCGGACCGGGACGCGGCGCGGGCCCTCGCGGCGCTCACCGACGTCGTACGCGCACCGTCGCCGGGCGCCCGCCCCGCCTCGGCGTCCGACACGTCCGGCGCCGTCCACCTGTCCGCGTACGGGCTCGGCGACGGGCACGCGCTCGGCCTGGCGACGACCTCCCGCAGCAGCGCGGGGCACACGATCGCGGGCGCCGCGGTGGTGCTCCTGACCCTGCTGACCCACCGGCGTGACGCCCCGGGGACGCGGAGCGTTCCGCGGCGCTCGTCCGGCTGCTGCTCGGGGAGCGGCCGCAGGACGTGA
- a CDS encoding helix-turn-helix domain-containing protein, whose amino-acid sequence MGPAGWSVGVSAEVTTRDLTLGDAQASRALARAVATRAPVAHHRSEAAGPALTPLLDSPVLVETLRNWLAVHGSWDRTAVALGVHRNTVRQRIGKCARLLTADLDHPDVRMELWFALRHAP is encoded by the coding sequence GTGGGCCCCGCGGGCTGGTCGGTCGGGGTCAGCGCGGAGGTCACGACCCGCGATCTGACGCTCGGCGACGCACAGGCGTCCCGCGCCCTGGCGCGGGCGGTCGCCACCCGCGCGCCGGTCGCGCACCACAGGTCCGAGGCGGCGGGCCCGGCCCTCACCCCGCTGCTCGACTCCCCCGTCCTCGTCGAGACGCTCCGCAACTGGCTCGCGGTGCACGGGAGTTGGGACCGCACGGCGGTCGCGCTCGGCGTGCACCGCAACACCGTGCGGCAGCGGATCGGCAAGTGCGCACGGCTGCTCACCGCCGATCTCGACCACCCGGACGTCCGGATGGAGCTGTGGTTCGCGCTGCGCCACGCGCCGTGA
- a CDS encoding YkvA family protein — MDSNTWIVLAGVAALAMLVVAAVLLVRVFRARKLLRDAGIPVRDKALFWAAVVYTISPVDLLPDPIYLDDIGVLLLALRALHSAARKAGAFDRSAPKGRSDLSGRTDLSGP; from the coding sequence ATGGACAGCAACACCTGGATCGTGCTGGCGGGAGTGGCCGCGCTCGCCATGCTGGTCGTGGCCGCGGTTCTGCTGGTGCGGGTGTTCCGGGCCCGCAAACTCCTGAGGGACGCGGGCATCCCCGTCCGCGACAAGGCCCTGTTCTGGGCGGCCGTCGTGTACACGATCTCGCCGGTCGACCTGCTGCCCGACCCGATCTACCTGGATGACATCGGGGTCCTGCTGCTGGCCCTGCGCGCCCTGCACTCCGCCGCGCGGAAGGCGGGCGCCTTCGACCGGTCGGCCCCGAAGGGCCGGTCGGACCTGTCGGGTCGCACGGACCTGTCCGGTCCCTGA
- a CDS encoding DUF5709 domain-containing protein: MTERSDDVVMGDEVYQPGDPDAREDEGILDVEDTLYDRGVDPYDEGWSPPERPLGVEHTGTTAAEQRHGESLDERLAEESPDTVLDELEALESDDGDGDDGVGDLRDGDGEPLDYEVGTVRAGRLVAEDEGAHEDAEKDMLAMEVGLDGGAASAEEAAMHVVDEDGGAEL; the protein is encoded by the coding sequence ATGACCGAGCGAAGCGACGACGTGGTCATGGGCGACGAGGTGTACCAGCCCGGTGACCCGGACGCGCGGGAGGACGAGGGCATCCTCGATGTGGAGGACACCCTCTACGACCGTGGCGTGGACCCGTACGACGAGGGGTGGTCGCCGCCCGAGCGGCCCCTGGGCGTGGAGCACACCGGCACCACCGCGGCCGAGCAGCGGCACGGGGAGAGCCTCGACGAACGGCTCGCCGAGGAGAGCCCGGACACCGTGCTCGACGAGCTGGAGGCGCTGGAGTCGGACGACGGCGACGGTGACGACGGCGTCGGTGACCTCCGCGACGGTGACGGCGAACCACTGGACTACGAGGTGGGCACGGTGCGCGCCGGACGTCTCGTGGCGGAGGACGAAGGCGCCCACGAGGACGCCGAGAAGGACATGCTGGCCATGGAGGTCGGTCTCGACGGCGGCGCCGCCTCCGCGGAGGAGGCCGCCATGCACGTGGTCGACGAGGACGGCGGCGCCGAGCTGTGA
- a CDS encoding LuxR C-terminal-related transcriptional regulator: protein MHRLRPAPLSRDAVALLSAAAGLDPAQVYAATSGHPFFVAEVVAAGGAGEVPPTVVDAVLARLRRLDDTTRDALEQLAVVPSAVERRLADALLPDGDGALAAAEQGGFLVVAPDRVAFRHEIIRRALADSLPAARRIALDRAVLAALVATPDADRSRIVHHAAAAGDRDAVARFGPDAARDAARAGAHREAAAHLRLVLRERGRYGPDRLADLLEQFAVESYTVADWSAAVSAQREAVELRRSLGDLRALGADLRWLSRMHWWAGDAEAAQAAAREALQVLERAGDDRLLALALSNTAQLRMLSDAYAQAITYGERAIGLARGTGDAAILSHALNNVGSARWRSGDPAGQRQLEESLEVALGADEAEHACRAYANIVWFLLDQLRFAEADRFLVPAMDLADRAEHLGFLTYFHVELALREFAAGDWAAAERYALLGADGFPPARCPALTVLARVRTRRGEPGGAELLDQAWEIALGTRELQRTGPVAAARAEAAWLRGDPAGVIAAAEWTYAQARQLSAAPQRAELGYWLAKAGRALAPDDSCHPYAVQAAGQWDKAATLWQQAGCPYEHAAALAESPDPAVKLGALQLLDELGAAPLSRLVRAELRRLGVRRVPRGPYAASRRNPARLTDRQLQVVRLLVAGRTNAEIADRLVLSVRTVDNHVRAVLEKLDAPTRRRAAERARDLGLGPDGET, encoded by the coding sequence GTGCACCGGCTGCGGCCCGCGCCGCTGTCCCGGGACGCGGTCGCCCTGCTCAGCGCCGCCGCCGGGCTCGATCCGGCCCAGGTGTACGCGGCGACGTCGGGGCATCCGTTCTTCGTCGCCGAGGTGGTGGCCGCGGGCGGCGCCGGCGAGGTGCCGCCGACCGTCGTGGACGCGGTCCTGGCCCGGCTGCGCCGCCTCGACGACACCACGCGGGACGCCCTGGAACAGCTGGCCGTGGTGCCCTCCGCGGTGGAGCGAAGGCTGGCCGACGCGCTCCTGCCGGACGGCGACGGCGCGCTCGCCGCGGCCGAGCAGGGCGGGTTCCTGGTCGTAGCACCCGACCGGGTGGCGTTCCGGCACGAGATCATCCGGCGGGCCCTCGCCGACTCGCTGCCCGCCGCCCGCCGCATCGCCCTGGACCGGGCGGTGCTGGCCGCGCTGGTGGCGACGCCGGACGCCGACCGCTCCCGGATCGTGCACCACGCGGCGGCGGCCGGGGACCGGGACGCGGTCGCCCGGTTCGGTCCCGACGCCGCGCGGGACGCCGCACGCGCGGGCGCGCACCGGGAGGCGGCCGCCCATCTGCGGCTCGTCCTGCGCGAGCGCGGACGCTACGGACCGGATCGACTGGCCGACCTCCTGGAGCAGTTCGCGGTCGAGAGCTACACGGTGGCGGACTGGTCGGCGGCGGTCTCGGCGCAGCGCGAGGCGGTGGAGCTGCGCCGCAGCCTCGGCGATCTGCGGGCGCTCGGCGCTGATCTGCGCTGGCTGTCGCGGATGCACTGGTGGGCCGGGGACGCGGAGGCGGCGCAGGCGGCGGCCCGGGAAGCGCTCCAGGTCCTGGAGCGGGCCGGGGACGACCGGCTGCTGGCCCTCGCGCTCAGCAACACCGCGCAGCTGCGCATGCTGTCGGACGCCTACGCGCAGGCCATCACGTACGGGGAGCGGGCCATCGGTCTCGCGCGCGGGACCGGCGACGCGGCGATCCTGTCGCACGCCCTGAACAACGTCGGCTCCGCGCGCTGGCGGTCCGGGGACCCGGCGGGGCAGCGGCAGTTGGAGGAGAGCCTGGAGGTGGCGCTCGGCGCGGACGAGGCGGAGCACGCGTGCCGTGCCTACGCCAACATCGTCTGGTTCCTCCTCGATCAGCTGCGCTTCGCCGAGGCGGACCGGTTCCTCGTCCCGGCCATGGACCTCGCCGACCGCGCCGAACACCTGGGTTTCCTCACGTACTTCCATGTGGAGCTGGCGCTGCGGGAGTTCGCGGCCGGTGACTGGGCGGCGGCCGAGCGGTACGCGCTGCTGGGCGCGGACGGCTTCCCGCCCGCCCGCTGCCCGGCGCTCACCGTCCTCGCGCGGGTGCGCACCCGGCGCGGCGAGCCCGGCGGCGCCGAACTCCTCGACCAGGCCTGGGAGATCGCCCTCGGCACGCGGGAACTCCAGCGCACGGGCCCGGTGGCGGCCGCCCGCGCGGAGGCCGCGTGGCTGCGCGGCGATCCGGCGGGGGTGATCGCCGCCGCCGAGTGGACGTACGCGCAGGCCCGGCAGCTGTCGGCGGCGCCGCAGCGCGCCGAGCTGGGCTACTGGCTCGCCAAGGCGGGCCGGGCGCTCGCCCCGGACGACTCGTGCCATCCGTACGCGGTGCAGGCCGCGGGCCAGTGGGACAAGGCGGCGACGCTGTGGCAGCAGGCGGGCTGCCCGTACGAGCATGCCGCCGCGCTCGCCGAGAGCCCCGATCCCGCCGTCAAGCTGGGCGCGCTCCAGCTCCTGGACGAACTGGGCGCGGCGCCGCTGTCCCGGCTGGTCAGGGCGGAGCTGCGGCGCCTCGGGGTGCGCCGGGTGCCGCGTGGCCCGTACGCGGCGAGCCGGCGCAACCCGGCGCGCCTGACGGATCGTCAACTCCAGGTCGTGCGGCTGCTGGTGGCGGGCCGTACCAACGCGGAGATCGCCGACCGGCTCGTGCTGTCGGTGCGCACCGTCGACAACCACGTCCGCGCGGTCCTGGAGAAGCTGGACGCGCCGACCCGCCGCAGGGCGGCCGAGCGGGCCCGGGACCTCGGCCTCGGGCCGGACGGCGAAACGTAG